The Dunckerocampus dactyliophorus isolate RoL2022-P2 chromosome 16, RoL_Ddac_1.1, whole genome shotgun sequence nucleotide sequence TAATTTGGGGGTCCGGGGACAGACACAGTCTCTACGGAGGCAAGGGTGGGTAACTGTTTGGGGAGCGTCATTACAGGTATGTGCCACCCAACTCTTAGGTATCAGTCAGGTACATGGTGTTCTGACAAACTCAGCCGTGTGCCTGGAGAAGAGAACAGCAACATCTAAAGTGGGGTGGACACCATCTCTCCTAATAAGCCCAGACTTGCTCCAGAAACTCTGCCAATTGTCTAAAAAGCTCAGAACAGCAAGTGACgaaacaatgatgcggctaaaCATGTCATCACTCATTGGGTTGGAAAGTGGACCCAAGAGAACGGCCAACACAGAGTTAGCAATCTCACACACAGCAGGTAAACTTAGCGACTTCTGACTGGTACAGTACAACGATGTGACCGCCATCACCCGCCTTAGCCCATGGGACGAAACAACAGCAACCAACATTGGTTTCTCACTGAGAGCCGCTAGTGTGAAGTAAACTATCAGACTGGCGGTGAACGGTGGGTCTGTGCTTTGAACTATGTCAACACCAAACATTCTCCCATCTTCCTTGCTTTCCCAGCTGCTCGGGAACCACCAGGGGAATGTTAGGCACTATGCTAACTGCTACTAGGGGGTGGCTAGCTAGTGTGGCTGAAGACTGGTAATTGAGTTTTGATGGTTTCTGGGTTGTTCCTGAACATCCTAACCAATTTCCTTCAAACTGAGGGTGACAGTTTGGGTTGTCTTCCAGACCTTGACAAAGGTCAAATTGTACTTACATCTTATTTTATGCTGGCAAAGAGACACTAccagctgcagtcaatcatgatcACAAGGTAATGATGAGAAGTTAATACGGCTTGGCCTTGCCAAATTAAAAGACATTCTGTAACCTTCAGCAAGGCATCATGAGATTTAGGTGAAAATGTGAACATATTTGGATGCATAAATGAAGCTTGTCTAATCATTCAACCCCAGAAAATGATTGGTGCAATATTGTCATGTTACTTAATGAAGTTACTGTTTAACAGTATTAAAAAGGCCATGGATGATTGTCTCACTAATCACCATACCCCCTCTTACAGTCTCTTCTGTGCCTATCCTTAATCGTCCAGGTCAGAGGAGGGGGTTTGAGCCATCGTCTGCTTACAACGTCCtaacatctctcccccaaatATTGTGTCATTCCATAGGAAGGGTGACCATGAACGAGCTGTTTTGCCAGCAGGATACATTGACTCCAGTAGTGACTGGCATGTTGACATTGTCTGTGGTTAGGAATGATTCCCTTGTGTTTCTTTTCACAACCTCCTTCCGCTCCTCTACAAACTCTGACCTTTCACATTACTTTCCTGTACTGACTGCTAATTATCTCCCAGCCTCTTGTGGAATGGTGAGTTCAGGCCTGGTGAGGTGCCAAAGCTGATCAATGCTCAGCAGGATGTGTCAAGTGGCCTATCATTGCCTTGGCCTCCTCTCACACGGCATTAGATCCTGATCCTGTTAACTACCGAAGAAGCGAATCCTTGAGTATTGCATAAGCTCTCCTTCATAACTTTGTCCCACACGTCAACTTCGAAGACCAGCTGTAAAACAAATCAGATCATACAATACAACTGTACCGATTCACAAGCTTGATTATTGGTGTGTTGATCTATGATTACTGAATTcaattgagaaaaaaattgctaactcagagctttgccttctcgCTCAGCTTTCTTCACCAAGAGCACTTGACTGTTCCATAAGTTTTACACACTAGAGTTTTTGCTGAATCGGTCATTCACTTACTAACTCCgctaattaaattaaacaatcaCCCAGTTGTCAAACTTCATGAATTGTACAACTGTTCTTCAAACCACTTTTATATAACTGTAAACACAACAGATCTTTGTCCTTGCCTCAAATTGATGCTCCTGTCTGCTTCCTGCCTGAGTTGGACCACAGGCTTGACACAACAAACGGTTCACTCACTCAACCCGCTCGTTTCAATGACTCTCGGGTTGACGAAGACTCacgttttactgactcacaggtgcaaATTGCAAATTCTGCACATGCGCTTTGTGGCGAGTGACTCATCagaactcgagtcagtaaaaggaattgaGTTTCCTATCATTATTACACACAGTAAAACTGACTCAATGTATTCAAGGGGTTTTGATCCTTGGCTAAAAtcaatcaaacaaacaaaatcatcaaaaattattaaatttgtttatattgtttttaggGCTAATTTTTGGAttagtgtgaaaaaaaacttaCGCTGATCTCTCCCTATTTTTACAGTGGGAATGTTCATGGTTTATGATCCTGAGCACCTCCTTTCTGCTGCTTCTCTTTTGGGCCTACTTCTGGTTGGTGGCGCAAAATGATTTCAATGAGTTTAACTGGTAAGTCAGCTTTTTTAAATAGTGTGTTTGTAACAGCGAAGGATGACTCAATGTCCTTGACTGACTATGGGGAAAATTAAATAATTCTCTTCATCTTTATTTTCTAAAGGTGCACTAGCTACACATTGCCAATGTCAATGTGTCTCAAGAGCCCTTTACACGAGACTGTTTAGAACTAAAAACTGTTGGTCGCTTGTTTCTATGAAAGCAGTCTTTCTGAGGCATATCAAAGACATCTGATTCCAGTGtgagcattaaaaaaacacctccGTTAGCATATGCCACCATTAGCCTGTTTTTCGGTTAGCGTCGAAAATtaacaccaaaattttgcctcgctTTGCGTACATTTAGCGTATAATATGGCatattgtgttgtgttattaatgcactgtgtgcatccaactgtgttcttgatgtatttttatcacaaaacatccttgtagGCAgactattagcttgctaatacttGCTAATACTTGCTTAAACCGGAAGTCATCTTCGTCGCCCATACAGAAGACGAATGCGATGGACAAATGatttttaaggttactttttccttcattgaagacgtgattgacaCGAATtgaaagacacgatgtggcagcgagatcaacacggataacaccttcgtgttttgccgtgAATTATTTTTTGGAATTCAGTAGCgctgctcaccttcttcatcaaattgctgaaactttctttggctccattttgggttatttttcaCAAGCTGTGATCACAAGAAAAGCAGaggcttgaggtgagaaacaatactgaattcaaggaataactcatggcaaaacacgaatgtggtgtccgtgttgatctcgcgttGATCTcgtcaaaatgtgtattttctggTGATGAACTATACTTTTGATGAGAAAACATACATGCCAGTCTACTAATAGAAATACTAACTCTAACCTGTTCAATTTCCAGGTCAGTGTATAACCGCTCTGGAGAATGGAGGGACGAAACCGTGCCCATCCTGGCATCCACCACTGTGGGATTAAGCTATATTTCAGTCTTGATGGTAAAAAGCTTTTTCATTGAAGCACAGTTTTAATTGCAGAGTATCAAGACTAAGATCTTGGATTCTTTATCAGATCTTGGCACTTTTCCATATATCCTTGGGCCAGCAGTTGAATCTCTACTGGCTGCACAAGGTGCAGTGACTTCCATTGTTTGCTGTTTGCTCCATGCCAGCTTTTCCAAACACATCATCACGTTGTCATTGTCTCGTTTTGACAGATCGGAGTTCTGGCTACACTGCTTACCACAATCTCTGGTGTTGTCTCCGTTGAGGACATATGGGGCGAGGAGTGGGGTGTCCTGCTCGTGTCGCTGCAGGTTAGTTTACACTCCAAACCACTTGACTAAAGGGAGGTTGACTCTTGGTTAAACCAAAGAAACATCTTTAAAGACCTCATCATTACAGTGATTCGGCATTCAGGGCCCTGCAAATTTTCGGATTTATATTTACGTTTGTAATAGATGCCAGCCATTGTGACTGcacaagtgtacgttggtaaacctcacttctgccttaaatttaaacattttgtccatcatccacaatccttattgaACAGAAGAacacatatttatattcatatactgtattattataatacatttcattcaccacaaggcagtaataatttataaatatgtgctaatacaagtaaaatgtacaacatacatgtatgactgttagaaagcccacaatttttacatatttatgtctttgttTCATTGATGTTCTTTTACCAAGCGTTcagattttgcacttttttcggcggtccttgaatgcgccATAGTTGAATGCTGTGACTGGCTAAACCGTGGCCCCAATCATTCATTAGCGGTGCGCagccatacattttatacttgaagcGCGTTTAATAAATGTATGAGGCATAATTACGATTTAAACCTGGATTAtgtcacgagtgaacaatggcagttgaagagagaaggagaggTCTACTGTAGAGCCAAATCTAATCCAATAGTtacagcagtcacttttattgtaaatgttgatcccaAATCGGGGgagaacgtcaagctagcagtagggtttggagggggtgtgtgggtttttttacgGGCGCATCAATTACTCACGTTTTTTTGGCATTCGCTGGTGGTTCTGGAACGTACATTGTCACTCTGTCCTGGTGTTTGCTATAACAAAGGCTCCACCAACGTAATCATAATTAGTCCAGTTACTGATTGTTTCAATGTCAGTTCACAGCACCTTTTCTGCACATTGGAGCGCTAACAACCGTCACAGCTCTCAGCTGGCTGGTAGCTGGATATGTGGTCCGCAGAGAGAGATCCAGTAAGTCTTCTCTTCTGTTTGAGTTCCGTTTTCCATGACAGTGTTCACATGTGAAGACATCACAGTCAAAAACAAACGCAACactatgtatgtgtatgtgtacaaTGTTTATACTTGTCATGCTTCTCCAGCTCTCCAGCTAAGTGTGATTTACTACACTGCTACTGTGTCCAGTGGAGTAGTATTACAGTACTTACCGAAGTTCGTATCACTTATAGACTGACGAAGGCGATTGAGAATGATGGTTTCGTCTTTCTGGAGGGTGTGCGTAGTGCTTCTTTAAGCCCCCGTCACACAAAGCACGAATCAGCAAGAATCAAGCAGAAACCAATCAGAATGCAAAAGTTTCAAAATATGCGCCACATTCGGGAAAGGATTTGTAAGAATGCCGTTTGAATACTTCGATTACGTTTCTAACCCATTTCGAATCATTCTTGTACATTCGACTCGaatgtagttggaacacagtaggaataataacaatactgtTAGAATGTAGCCCGTGGTGGAGTTAAGCTTGGCTGCTTTTTTCCTTGGTGGCATGAAGTGATGTGAATAAGGCGATACGTCGCAGCGAAATTTCAGCGGCAGCTGGCTGCGTTTTgtcagaatgtttggaatgctgttggaatGCCGTAAGAATATTTTGAATGCAGTTGCAATACCGTTCGAATGCCGTTCGATATTTTTACACTTCGAATTCACCTGGAAAgttttagcattagcatcaaAACATTTGGGCCGGCCACAAGAATGGGCCCTAATAATTGGAATGTactcagaatgcagtcagaatttttagaatgcactttgAATATCTTGGAATTTTCATTGCGACGTTAATCCAGCTCATTCCGCCTCTAGTGTGACTAGGGTATTACAAATGTTCTTCCTGCCCATGTTCCTTCTTTCTGCAAAATACCTTTCTGTAAAACCTTCAATCTTAAGACTCTATAAGAGTCTATAAGACTTAAGCTGAGATGTAAGGAAGCTGATATTTACTCAGCTTTCTGTTGGGTGTTGTTATGCGTCGCCTGGTTGCCATTGCACTTGCCTCACTCAGGGCTAGCGGACTGAGAACCATCTCTCAGGCAGTCTCGGTCCCCCCGTTTGGTCCGGTCCTGGGTTTGGTAtactgcgttcacacttgactgTACGAACCGTACTATCGTACACCCGTTTGCTACATTTTGCCAGGTTTAGGTGTTTTTTCTTTGTGAAAAACAGGCGGCTGGATAAACAACTCTGTGAAACGTCATACCCACTGTGAAGttgttttcatctgaccttttggaacacatcgatgacgaaaaccgaggttctactgtTCAGTCGTTTCTCTTATGGAGCGGTTAACTGGTTCAGGCTAAATTCTATTGAAAATATGTGGGGTAACCTGAAAGGATCTATAGACAGATTTGGTATAGATTACATACTGGTAGTTTCTGTTTATGCTGTTTATAAATTAAAAGCTGACGACaattttcctttttcctttGTCTTAGATTTCCAAATAATGGTATTAATCATCTACATCATCATTCTCCTGGCCCTCTATTTGGCACCGCTCACATTCACCTGCCCCTGCATAATGGAGGGCCACAGCCTCAAACCTCGACCAGATGTTATTGGAAGACGGGGAGCTCCAATGGTGAGTTGATCTTTTTCCAGCCCTCATTGTCTGATCCAGTCCAAGAGCATGTGTAGCACCGTGGGGGAAGCGTGACATCACCAAGTGGGTACACGTATGTGTGAGCAGTGCGTAATTGTTCTGAATATATCAATGGTGGACATCATAAAGGTAAATATCTTTTCTCTGTGCTCCAGCTGGCTCCAGAAAACACCATGGCGTCCTTCAACAGAGCCCTCCAGCATGGAGCCAGCTCCCTGGAGGCTGATGTCACTCTCAGGTTAATAACTacacatttctgacatttccatgCAAACTTGTTCATATTTAATTGAATCCCGGCCGCTTTGAAGTTCCTTATGAGCAGAAGCTCAGCTGTGATAGACATGCTGAAGCTATCAGGCAAAGCAAAGCTCCATCTGCTGGGGTACTGTCTCACTTGCTCCCAACATAGGGGATCCTTTTAGCTACTGGCTAGTGTGTTCAACTCTCTGTGGTTTGAGCCCAGGTGTGTGCAGGGCTGGACCTCGTGGAATGGCCACTGTTACATGCATTTCCTCGATATATAGTTAGCCAGCTTGTCAGCAGGCTTGTTTAATGccatattgtgttgtattgtctCGTCTAGTGTGGATGGAATTCCCTTTCTCATGCGAGATCGCACCTTGAGAAGAACCACAGACGTTAGGACGGTATTTCCAGACAGGCAGCACGACGACGCTTCGTCCTTCAACTGGACAGAGTTACGGTCCCTCAACGCGGGCCGCTGGTTTCTAGAGGTAACGAAACTCAGCTCAAACtaatgtattttacttttttccgcTTCTAAAGTATCAACGTCATCCACGTTCTGCTATGATTCGGTATAATCCAGGGGCGTCcacacatagtgaaaaatttaATGGGATGTGAAAATGCTGAAGAGCTGCCTACTGGTCAGTGCACTgatattctttttatttctcttatattctttttattttattatatcttattcatattgcattgctttttatttaagagtgtttatCTTTTTCTGCTGCAATTGAGGTACTGTAACCAATCAATTTCCCTTTTGGATCAATAAAGCCTGTCTAAGTCTGAGtctgaatgatgaatgaaagggataaatgaacatttaaggttgctattaccttcactgaagacgtgttgttgacaaagacaccttccaccttcctgttttgccgggagtgatttcttgaattcagtcgtgtttctctccttctttgtcaaaatgctggcacttctAACTTTCTGTGGGCCCATGTTGGGTTATTTTGTGGTCGTGATCAAAAGTAAAGCAGAGgtttgaggtgagaaacactactgaattcaagaaataactcacggcaaaGCAGAtcccgctgccacattgtgtttttgacaacaatcatgtcttcactgaaggtaacggtaaccttaaatgttcatttatccctttcattaagCATTTATctctttttgtttatatttttttatgaattaatatttaattcattgttttgtgcatgtaaaactataattacttgtgttatgggaaacatttattTGGTTAGCGTACATTTCTGTTAGAGTTGGAAcgtctggaagggattaatgatgctaaccaaggttccactgtatctgtTTCTTTCCTTCGTCCCCAGAGGGACCCCTACTGGACAGTAGAAACATTGACCGGGAGGGATCGGAGCAGAATAGGCAACCAGACGGTTTGCAGTCTGTTGGAAATGCTTCGCCTGGCGGTCAGAGCCAACAGCTCGGCGCTGCTGAACATCCGCAGGCCCCCACCAGGACACCCTCGCTACCGGAACTGGTTCATGGACACAATGTGGGCCATGCAAAAAGCAGGGATTTCCCATAAGAGGGTGAGGACTGTAGGTCCCTCCACAGTACTGATCTATGCATCACATATGGTCATTGCTCGCAAACGACATGTCACAGTAGACTGTATTTGTGTTCTATACTAACATTTTATCagctctaaatcaggggtgtccacatactgaaaaatgaaaggatgcgagggccactttgatattttgtgaaccAACACATtgtgatatgctaagaagctactgtatactgtatataggtcaagaaaaaacagcatttcacCTATGTAATGCAGGTGAAATGCTcctaaaaataatgttttttctataataatacaagtttattcttgtaaaattgggacttttgttcttcattccattatgactaatattttgactttattcccgtaaaatgacagctgttttgtccatttctgctgatttttaaaattttctgtttcatttcagctttcctcttgtaaatgttcttcttgtaattataacaataatgtttttttctttatttcaacattgttactaaaatgatatttttcctcattttaagtttattctcataaaattgcacctttttctcattaggaaaccatttttttctcttaatattttgactttgactaAGTTTCTGCTAATGATTTTTTGTCTAGTTTTTCTTTATTCCAatgttataaattttcttccaaaaataacaataataataattgtttttgactttaaaaaaattgacttttttctttcatatttcaacttcatgctactaaagaCATTTTTCGTCATACTAttgctttattcttgtgaaattattgctttttttccttttgattgattttcccatttttgctgctgttgttggtttttttaaagtttccttgttaagttACGTTTGTAGACTGTGcggcgggccgataaaatcataGCCGAGGGCCgccaatggcccccgggccgcactttggacacccctgctgtaaattgtccacaggtgtgaatgtgagtgtgaatggttgtatcTGTTCTACATCGTAAATAGATGCTATTAAATGCTATACGTGGCCTTTCTCATTCACTGTCTACGGTGATGTGTAACAACTGATCGGGGTCTGTGTGTGTCACATGCTTGTGCCAGGTGACGTGGACCCCAGACACGGACAGGGGCAGGGTCAGGGGCTTTCAGCAGACGACAAATGAGAAGCTGCCAGTGTTGGAGATCAGGCAGAGGGGCATTACCAGCCTGACCCTTCACTACAGCCAGGCCAGCCACAAAGAGATACGGTAAGATACTGCTCACCATGACTaagtggatgatggatggatgcaggGACAGATTCATGCATTTGTGTGGCACGTGTAGCTGCAAAAGGAGTTTTGTAGCAgtgttgctctatttttaccccCCGCCCTCAGGGAGTATCTGGCCAACAATGTGAGTGTGACAGTCTACCCAGTGAATGAGCCGTGGCTGTACTCGCTTCTGTGGTGTAGCGGGGTGCCTTCTGTGTCCTCTGATGCCCCCCAAGTCCTCCGAAAGGTGCCTTACCCCATCTGGCTCATGGTAAACAACTCTCTCGTCtgacaccacaccacaccacgcacaaacacacaaaggcaAGGTCACAGTGTGACAAGAGGACAGCAGGAGAGGACAGAGACTGACAAGGACGGGCAAGGACGCAGAGAAATCGGAAGGAGCTCAGCGGCGGTCTTCATCTCAGCAGGGAACAACACGGGAGGAGTCTGGCAGCTTGACACAAGGACACATTACAGAAGCTTTCTTTTTAAGAGACGTGCTTGTTGACTGCGCCCTCAAGTGGCTCTTTTGGGAAACGACAGCATTTTATTGTCTTTCAGAGTCAGAATGCTTACGGCTTCATCTGGATCACATCTGATCTTGTCTCGCTCGCTGTGGTGATAGGAATCTTCAGTTTTCAGAAGTAAGTAGAGGAGCGTGTCGGGCTGATAGAACATCCATTCATGCTGGTATATCATCTCCTGTGGGTCTTTACCAGGGGcgggcaaactgcggcccacTGGGCagttccaaattcctttttttaaacctttaacattgaaactgtagctggcaacatgacttgtaGTGCTAATGTGGCATGCTTGAgtcgccaaaatagtcagatgcagTCTGTggcttgtacaaaaaaatccatccaaacaacacaacacatcaacacacacgacACACGAAGTCACccacctactgcaccatgtgggcacaCAAACAAATATCTACACAATAAATACCTacaatacccatgccaaaaaaacacccatgcATTCCCtccgcaaggtatgctgggtagcttgtggtgctctttctcccaacattttgctgtgtttgtcgcatttttggttgattgcaaaatatgttgaggaggtcgtcagagaagtaaacatACTCTTACTAGCCaacgttttattgttcatattgttgccgctggactacccagcatgccttgcgggcatttaaCAGTTTCAAGTTAGGTGTTGTGTTTACACACGACGATTTATGTGctgcgttaacttgctgtggatgtgttttgttttcacttcgttgcaccgtgagcaagtctgttgttctgtttgatgaccacccAAAGAGGAGAGCCCGCGATCCAAAAAACTTGCCCACCCCTGGCCTATACAGTGCTGCGTGTTAGGCCACCATTGGTTTCATCACTTCTTGGTTGTGGacaacacaaaacaatacaagttGTAAACTGCTGAAGGGGCAAGCATTCCGTCTGGCCTTCCCTGAAAGTACACCTTTAGCATTTAGCAATGATGGTTGCACCCCATGTGCTTACTCAGCAgtgttttccttcatttttaTGCACCTCTGTCCATCCTGCCTCGGTTCTTGCCTTACCCTCTGCATGTTTCTGAAATAGTCCTTCTTGCTTTCTCCAAGATTTTGTGATGGTTGCGGGCTAAAATGTCTGATTTGCGATGGTTTGAGGCATCATTggttgcacacaaacacaggggAACCTCGGTTTATGACTAAAATTACTGATAAAAAATGTCAGTTTGTGTGCTAGTCCGCGGAACCGAGcgcccaaacaaagaatccaCGTGCCGGTGACTCTCTCTCTATGAAGAGTTTTCAAGTTTGGGTGCCAAAGACAGAAATCCCGGCCATGGAATCCTTTAATCTTCttcattgtgtgtttgtgtgacttATTTGTTCATTGAACTCACACAGAACGATAAACAACTCGTGTCTCCTTCCTCCTTATAAGCACAGTGCGCCATTTGCaggtgaggcgttcaggcacactgCGCATTTCCGAGTGTTACAGCTCACTTTAAACAGCAGGTCAGAGCCAGCCTGACACAGGGTAGGGCGGGCCATCATGGCCTCCTGTCTCCCTCGTAGTAAACCAGTAAACCATCACAATTACTCCCAAGCTGgtcaataaattcataattgattgttattattttttatatttttacttaaatcaagtaccgtattttctggactatgagtcgctccggagtatcaGTCGCACCCGCCGAAAATGCACaacgaagagaaaaaaaacatgtacagtaagtcGCGCTGGACTATACTGTAAGTTTCATTTTTGGAGGGAAATCAGTTTCAGTTTCATTTTTCTCGGTTGTCTTTATAAGCGCCGTGCGGCGCTTTGAACAGGCACGTGAACCACGTGCCACtccaaaccacagaagaagaaagaacggatgcgcataagtccgtcgtctccCGTAGTGGAATCACTTCCGCGAGTCGTTACGGAGCAcaagacaacaaaacatcagGAGTATGTCGACTgatggtcacgtgacggcgacgaggTGGCCGTGGGTCAATGACGTCATCGTTCTCGTTGAAGATTACGAttattttcagtggtacaggagtggtaggagtagcagatactggcacacaagcctagagcgccctctcgtggccgtcagtgtggaaaaaaacatgaaaggcGCTCCAGAGTACAAGTGGCAGGACcaaccaaaccatgaaaaaaggtgcgacttatatatggaaaatacggtaaatgTCCGTTCCTaaaattaatgtcattttagtagcagaattGAAATATtctagaaaaaatatgttttttttatttttaaaagtcgtaatatgacaagcaaacacagcaaaataaagttgtcattttgtaaaATTTGGCTTGTAATAGTTAGAACATGTgcacaaagtccaaatattgtggaaatgaagtcataatattacgaaaagaaaatttcaggagaaagttgaaatatttggaaaattaaaaaagagaaacaacagcaaaaatggggaaaaggaagagcaaagagcaaagttcacaCTAATAATCGTCTTTTTCCACCTTCatcacaaagctgggatgcacTTCTTAGCGtagctacatgtgttgctttacaaagcatccaagtggcatcctttcatttttcaccatgtggtccttgctggaaaaagtttggacacccctgctttaagtcaacaccttccaaaaaaaaaaaaaaacgcacgaTTTGGGAAAAAAGTCTAAAACGAAACCTCAACAAATGCACGGGAAGCTGCTTCAGAACCTCACTTTACCCGTCTGTCTTTTATcctctaaacatttttttttttttacattgtaacCTCTGTCTTCCTGTCTTTGTCCTCTGATGTCCTTATTTTATCTGATCTGCATCAACCTTTCTCTGCCGCCCGCTGGCATTTGTCAGCTTTCATATGATCAGGTAACGCTGCATGCCTTGTTTCTGCCTCCTTGTTTGTCCTCCTTTTCCCGTCGAACACCCCGAGGCTGATCCCTCTGACGTCTTTCAAACATGTTTGCCTCCCGCTTATGAATATAAATTCCCTTAGAAACACATGATTGTGTGTACATCAGCACATCCTACAGGCAGGCTATTCAATGTCGTGGCTCAGGACTTCTGCAGCGCGCTGAACTCTGTGCTTGTCTTTCTTGCTGGTCCCGGAACAGGTGGAGGAT carries:
- the gdpd5a gene encoding glycerophosphodiester phosphodiesterase domain-containing protein 5 isoform X2, with translation MVKHQPFQVYEKQVFVSLVTGIYGCRWKRYQRSQDDSSRWECSWFMILSTSFLLLLFWAYFWLVAQNDFNEFNWSVYNRSGEWRDETVPILASTTVGLSYISVLMILALFHISLGQQLNLYWLHKIGVLATLLTTISGVVSVEDIWGEEWGVLLVSLQFTAPFLHIGALTTVTALSWLVAGYVVRRERSNFQIMVLIIYIIILLALYLAPLTFTCPCIMEGHSLKPRPDVIGRRGAPMLAPENTMASFNRALQHGASSLEADVTLSVDGIPFLMRDRTLRRTTDVRTVFPDRQHDDASSFNWTELRSLNAGRWFLERDPYWTVETLTGRDRSRIGNQTVCSLLEMLRLAVRANSSALLNIRRPPPGHPRYRNWFMDTMWAMQKAGISHKRVTWTPDTDRGRVRGFQQTTNEKLPVLEIRQRGITSLTLHYSQASHKEIREYLANNVSVTVYPVNEPWLYSLLWCSGVPSVSSDAPQVLRKVPYPIWLMSQNAYGFIWITSDLVSLAVVIGIFSFQNFHMIRWRMSGMHNCNPEQIMLSAVPNRSSRDVNIMKEKLIVSELNGLSSTEELSLFPENADARYSHGGLSR
- the gdpd5a gene encoding glycerophosphodiester phosphodiesterase domain-containing protein 5 isoform X1 encodes the protein MVKHQPFQVYEKQVFVSLVTGIYGCRWKRYQRSQDDSSRWECSWFMILSTSFLLLLFWAYFWLVAQNDFNEFNWSVYNRSGEWRDETVPILASTTVGLSYISVLMILALFHISLGQQLNLYWLHKIGVLATLLTTISGVVSVEDIWGEEWGVLLVSLQFTAPFLHIGALTTVTALSWLVAGYVVRRERSNFQIMVLIIYIIILLALYLAPLTFTCPCIMEGHSLKPRPDVIGRRGAPMLAPENTMASFNRALQHGASSLEADVTLSVDGIPFLMRDRTLRRTTDVRTVFPDRQHDDASSFNWTELRSLNAGRWFLERDPYWTVETLTGRDRSRIGNQTVCSLLEMLRLAVRANSSALLNIRRPPPGHPRYRNWFMDTMWAMQKAGISHKRVRTVTWTPDTDRGRVRGFQQTTNEKLPVLEIRQRGITSLTLHYSQASHKEIREYLANNVSVTVYPVNEPWLYSLLWCSGVPSVSSDAPQVLRKVPYPIWLMSQNAYGFIWITSDLVSLAVVIGIFSFQNFHMIRWRMSGMHNCNPEQIMLSAVPNRSSRDVNIMKEKLIVSELNGLSSTEELSLFPENADARYSHGGLSR
- the gdpd5a gene encoding glycerophosphodiester phosphodiesterase domain-containing protein 5 isoform X4, whose protein sequence is MVKHQPFQVYEKQVFVSLVTGIYGCRWKRYQRSQDDSSRWECSWFMILSTSFLLLLFWAYFWLVAQNDFNEFNWSVYNRSGEWRDETVPILASTTVGLSYISVLMILALFHISLGQQLNLYWLHKIGVLATLLTTISGVVSVEDIWGEEWGVLLVSLQFTAPFLHIGALTTVTALSWLVAGYVVRRERSNFQIMVLIIYIIILLALYLAPLTFTCPCIMEGHSLKPRPDVIGRRGAPMLAPENTMASFNRALQHGASSLEADVTLSVDGIPFLMRDRTLRRTTDVRTVFPDRQHDDASSFNWTELRSLNAGRWFLERDPYWTVETLTGRDRSRIGNQTVCSLLEMLRLAVRANSSALLNIRRPPPGHPRYRNWFMDTMWAMQKAGISHKRVRTVTWTPDTDRGRVRGFQQTTNEKLPVLEIRQRGITSLTLHYSQASHKEIREYLANNVSVTVYPVNEPWLYSLLWCSGVPSVSSDAPQVLRKVPYPIWLMSQNAYGFIWITSDLVSLAVVIGIFSFQKTQRAEQHRGAVAVSRER
- the gdpd5a gene encoding glycerophosphodiester phosphodiesterase domain-containing protein 5 isoform X3, with translation MVKHQPFQVYEKQVFVSLVTGIYGCRWKRYQRSQDDSSRWECSWFMILSTSFLLLLFWAYFWLVAQNDFNEFNWSVYNRSGEWRDETVPILASTTVGLSYISVLMILALFHISLGQQLNLYWLHKIGVLATLLTTISGVVSVEDIWGEEWGVLLVSLQFTAPFLHIGALTTVTALSWLVAGYVVRRERSNFQIMVLIIYIIILLALYLAPLTFTCPCIMEGHSLKPRPDVIGRRGAPMLAPENTMASFNRALQHGASSLEADVTLSVDGIPFLMRDRTLRRTTDVRTVFPDRQHDDASSFNWTELRSLNAGRWFLERDPYWTVETLTGRDRSRIGNQTVCSLLEMLRLAVRANSSALLNIRRPPPGHPRYRNWFMDTMWAMQKAGISHKRVRTVTWTPDTDRGRVRGFQQTTNEKLPVLEIRQRGITSLTLHYSQASHKEIREYLANNVSVTVYPVNEPWLYSLLWCSGVPSVSSDAPQVLRKVPYPIWLMSQNAYGFIWITSDLVSLAVVIGIFSFQKWRMSGMHNCNPEQIMLSAVPNRSSRDVNIMKEKLIVSELNGLSSTEELSLFPENADARYSHGGLSR